A DNA window from Arachis duranensis cultivar V14167 chromosome 3, aradu.V14167.gnm2.J7QH, whole genome shotgun sequence contains the following coding sequences:
- the LOC107476835 gene encoding scarecrow-like protein 14 (The sequence of the model RefSeq protein was modified relative to this genomic sequence to represent the inferred CDS: added 27 bases not found in genome assembly) gives MPLKMDPNFNSSFLNGFRFNQVPTIPNVEEQCPDPVNGLETMNFGFMNDPFLLPPDQNNSQNPTSSISTITADEDSPLDDTDFSATVLRYINQMLMEEDMEEKPCMFHDSLALQAAEKSLYDAIGGTYPHLPPHPLSSSIQHQAQNYHNVESPDDSLSSNFSSYSSGLSTISTSNLVESHWSNFDPSEYKPSILQTSFPADFVFQASSNPGTQSSTNNRNSFTTANNGGGLLGSSGAGFFDSSFLSKSESMLQFKRGMEEASKFLPKGNPLVIDLENSTFNPSFQKAPQHVDIKEERDEREYFSGESKGRKNHEREDQVELQDGRSNKQSAIYREDSELSELFDKILLGTGCGKEAPPRCICDEDKPNGQDKNVQQKEETNKFSSGKNRVKKQGNKKGVVDLRTLLVLCAQAVSSDDHSTANELLKQIRQHSSRLGDGSQRLAHCFANALEARLAGSGTQLYTSLTSKRKSAADMVKAYQMFISACPFKKLAIIFANHTILNLPKPKEVETLHIVDFGIRYGFQWPALIFRLSNRPGGPRKLRITGIELPQPGFRPAERVQETGRRLAKYCERFNVPFEFNAIAQKWETIKIEDLKIKENELLAVNCMVRFKNLLDETVVLNSPRDAVLKLIRKANPNIFIHATVNGNYNAPFFVTRFREALFHYSTLFDVLDTNVDREDPMRLMFEEEFFGREVVNIIACEGSERVERPETYKQWQVRNTRAGFRQLPLDDHLIHKLRCKLKDVYHGDFMLDVDGNYMLQSWKGRIIYASSCWIPA, from the exons ATGCCTTTGAAAATGGATCCTAATTTCAACTCCAGTTTCCTCAATGGATTTAGATTCAACCAAGTTCCCACTATCCCCAATGTAGAGGAACAGTGCCCTGATCCTGTAAATGGGTTGGAAACCATGAACTTTGGATTCATGAATGACCCTTTTCTTCTTCCACCTGATCAAAACAATTCTCAAAATCCTACTTCTTCTATTTCCACCATTACTGCAGATGAAGATTCTCCCTTGGATGACACCGATTTCTCTGCAACCGTACTACGATACATAAACCAGATGCTTATGGAAGAGGACATGGAGGAGAAGCCTTGTATGTTCCATGATTCATTGGCTTTACAAGCTGCTGAGAAATCATTGTATGATGCCATTGGTGGGACATACCCTCATCTTCCTCCtcatcctctttcttcttccatACAGCATCAAGCTCAAAACTACCACAATGTTGAAAGCCCTGATGATAGCCTCTCTAGTAACTTCAGTAGTTATAGTAGCGGCCTCAGCACCATTAGTACTAGCAACTTGGTTGAGTCACATTGGAGCAACTTTGACCCTTCAGAGTATAAGCCTTCTATACTACAAAC GGCGAGTTCGAACCCCGGCACACAGTCTTCCACGAACAATAGAAATAGCTTTACTACAGCCAACAATGGTGGTGGATTGTTGGGGAGTTCAGGTGCTGGATTTTTCGATTCATCATTTCTGAGCAAAAGTGAGTCCATGCTGCAGTTTAAGAGGGGAATGGAGGAAGCCAGTAAGTTTCTTCCTAAGGGGAATCCACTGGTTATTGACTTGGAGAATAGCACCTTTAACCCTTCTTTTCAAAAGGCTCCTCAGCATGTGGACATTAAGGAGGAGAGAGATGAAAGGGAGTATTTTTCTGGTGAGTCAAAAGGGAGAAAGAATCACGAGCGGGAAGATCAAGTGGAATTACAAGATGGGAGGAGCAACAAACAGTCTGCGATTTACAGGGAAGACAGTGAGCTATCAGaattgtttgataaaatactgcTCGGCACAGGGTGTGGAAAAGAGGCACCTCCCAGATGCATTTGTGACGAAGACAAACCTAATGGGCAAGACAAGAATGTGCAGCAAAAGGAAGAAACAAACAAGTTTAGCAGTGGAAAGAATCGTGTTAAGAAACAAGGTAATAAGAAGGGAGTTGTTGATCTGAGGACCCTATTGGTTCTGTGCGCACAAGCTGTTTCATCTGATGATCATTCAACTGCTAATGAGTTATTGAAGCAGATTAGACAGCACTCTTCACGTCTAGGTGATGGGTCTCAGAGGCTGGCACATTGTTTTGCAAATGCCCTTGAAGCACGCTTGGCCGGCTCTGGCACCCAGCTATACACTTCTCTGACCTCCAAAAGAAAATCTGCTGCAGATATGGTGAAAGCATATCAAATGTTTATATCAGCCTGCCCATTCAAGAAGCTTGCTATCATTTTTGCTAACCATACAATTCTGAACCTACCCAAGCCCAAGGAAGTGGAAACTCTTCAtattgttgattttggtatcCGTTACGGCTTCCAGTGGCCTGCCCTTATTTTTCGTCTATCAAATAGACCTGGTGGTCCTCGCAAGCTGCGCATAACAGGGATCGAGCTTCCACAACCAGGTTTCAGGCCAGCAGAGAGAGTCCAGGAGACAGGGCGTCGCCTAGCTAAGTATTGTGAACGCTTTAATGTTCCTTTTGAGTTCAATGCTATTGCACAGAAATGGGAAACCATCAAAATTGAGGACCTgaagataaaagaaaatgaacttCTTGCAGTGAATTGTATGGTTCGGTTTAAGAATCTACTTGATGAGACTGTTGTGTTGAATAGTCCAAGGGATGCTGTCTTGAAATTAATTAGGAAGGCCAATcctaatatatttatacacgCTACTGTCAATGGGAACTACAATGCCCCATTCTTTGTGACACGGTTCCGGGAGGCTCTTTTTCATTACTCTACATTGTTTGATGTGCTTGACACCAATGTTGATCGCGAAGATCCAATGAGGTTGATGTTTGAGGAGGAGTTCTTTGGCAGGGAGGTAGTGAATATTATAGCTTGTGAGGGTTCTGAGAGGGTTGAGCGACCCGAAACATACAAGCAATGGCAGGTTCGGAATACAAGGGCAGGGTTTAGGCAACTCCCCTTGGATGACCACCTCATTCACAAACTAAGATGTAAACTGAAAGATGTGTACCATGGTGATTTCATGCTTGATGTGGATGGCAACTACATGCTTCAAAGTTGGAAGGGCCGAATCATTTATGCTTCCTCTTGTTGGATACCAGCATAG
- the LOC107476834 gene encoding scarecrow-like protein 31 has product MDPNYPIGGSDDFMNSFQIGEDGTIIFSDDQNQFYYDANQHLDPLYQHVADQLFDEFPQYTSYVEEAAAAPVASTAVDPSVEDADFSETAKFITQVLMEEGVEQRPFYDPFSLNATEQSFYDALNDVLIDNINLPLSPNEHPLDVHHQGGTTSSSSSGSNSGNNNDNQNNNNPVDENSSEFLKPSVSPDTFTSGDHPFQFNSHAISQHDSNASYVTNFGVYDVDTSFTKLLAQNIFSDSDSVSQFRRGLEEASKFLPPGPQLVTGFETTPAVAVPIDELKGDKAVGLKGRKNHEREEWSDDTEEGRSNKHSATSSVVDESELSEMFDKVLLSIGAPMCFPVNNEVEKASNPSTSNGGKGRPKRQGKKKETIDLRTLLVLCAQAVSACDNRTATELLKQIRQHSTPSGDATQRTAHYFANGLEARLHGDGTGTQGFYTYVSTKRLSAAEFLKAYKVFMSACPFSKFANFFANKMIMKAAQNAETLHIIDFGILYGFQWPILIKFLSDRETGPLKKLKITGIEFPQPGFRPAERLHETGRRLANYCERFKVPFEYNAIASRNWETIQVEDLKIESNEFLAVNCHKRFENLMDETIEVNSPRDAVLQLIRKINPDIFVQAIVNGSYNAPFFATRFREALFHFSAIYDMCDAVIPRDNEKRMKIEREIIGREVLNVVACEGFERIDRPETYKQWQARNTRAGFKQLPLNEELMAKFSAKLKEWYHKDFVFDEDGNWMLQGWKGRVLYASTCWVPA; this is encoded by the coding sequence ATGGATCCAAATTATCCTATAGGCGGCAGTGATGATTTCATGAACAGCTTCCAAATTGGTGAAGATGGCACCATAATATTCTCTGATGATCAAAATCAGTTTTATTATGATGCCAACCAACACCTTGATCCTCTTTACCAGCATGTTGCAGACCAACTTTTTGATGAATTTCCTCAGTACACAAGCTATGTGGAAGAAGCTGCAGCTGCTCCTGTTGCCTCCACCGCGGTGGATCCTTCTGTTGAGGACGCTGATTTCTCAGAAACAGCAAAGTTTATAACACAAGTTCTCATGGAAGAGGGTGTTGAACAAAGGCCATTCTATGACCCTTTCAGCTTGAATGCCACTGAGCAATCCTTCTATGATGCTCTTAACGATGTTCTCATAGACAACATCAACTTGCCACTCTCCCCCAATGAACACcctcttgatgttcatcatcaAGGTGGAACaaccagcagcagcagcagcggCAGCAACAGTGGCAACAACAACGACAATCAAAACAATAACAACCCTGTTGATGAGAACTCTAGCGAGTTTCTGAAGCCTTCTGTTTCTCCTGATACCTTTACCTCTGGTGATCATCCTTTTCAGTTTAACTCCCATGCCATTTCTCAACATGACTCGAATGCTTCCTATGTTACTAATTTTGGTGTGTATGATGTGGATACTTCTTTTACCAAGTTGTTGGCTCAAAATATTTTCAGCGACTCAGATTCTGTCTCCCAGTTCAGGAGAGGCTTAGAGGAAGCTAGCAAGTTTCTTCCTCCGGGACCTCAGCTTGTGACTGGTTTTGAGACCACACCGGCTGTCGCTGTGCCTATAGACGAACTAAAGGGAGATAAAGCCGTTGGGTTAAAGGGCAGAAAGAATCATGAACGTGAAGAATGGAGTGATGATACAGAAGAAGGGAGGAGTAACAAGCATTCGGCAACTAGCAGTGTAGTTGATGAGAGTGAATTATCTGAAATGTTTGATAAAGTATTGCTTAGTATTGGTGCCCCAATGTGCTTTCCAGTAAACAATGAAGTAGAGAAAGCTTCTAATCCCTCAACCTCTAATGGAGGGAAGGGTCGTCCTAAGAGacaagggaagaagaaggaaaCCATTGATTTGAGGACCCTTTTGGTTCTGTGTGCACAAGCTGTATCTGCTTGTGACAACAGGACTGCCACTGAGCTTCTCAAGCAAATTAGGCAGCATTCGACTCCCTCTGGGGATGCAACGCAAAGAACGGCTCATTACTTCGCCAATGGCCTTGAAGCACGCTTGCATGGTGATGGCACTGGAACACAAGGATTCTACACCTATGTCAGCACCAAGAGGCTAAGTGCTGCTGAGTTTTTGAAAGCTTACAAGGTGTTCATGAGTGCCTGCCCTTTTTCGAAGTTTGCAAATTTCTTTGCAAACAAGATGATAATGAAAGCTGCTCAAAATGCAGAAACACTTCACATCATTGATTTTGGTATCTTATATGGTTTCCAGTGGCCAATTCTGATTAAGTTCCTCTCAGACAGAGAAACTGGACCCCTCAAGAAGCTGAAGATCACAGGAATAGAGTTTCCCCAACCTGGTTTCCGTCCTGCAGAAAGACTTCACGAGACTGGTCGTCGTCTTGCTAACTACTGCGAGCGTTTCAAGGTTCCCTTCGAGTATAATGCCATAGCATCAAGGAACTGGGAAACCATCCAGGTTGAAGACCTTAAAATTGAGAGCAATGAGTTTCTTGCTGTGAACTGTCATAAGAGGTTTGAGAATTTGATGGATGAAACAATTGAAGTGAACAGTCCTAGAGATGCAGTGTTGCAGTTGATCAGGAAGATAAATCCGGATATTTTTGTTCAGGCCATTGTTAATGGATCTTATAATGCACCTTTCTTTGCCACACGATTCAGGGAGGCACTGTTCcatttttctgcaatttatgaCATGTGTGATGCTGTCATCCCCCGTGACAAtgagaagagaatgaagattgaGAGAGAGATTATAGGCCGGGAGGTTTTGAATGTTGTGGCGTGCGAAGGTTTTGAAAGGATTGATAGGCCTGAGACATACAAGCAATGGCAGGCTAGGAATACAAGGGCTGGTTTCAAGCAGCTTCCCTTGAATGAGGAGCTAATGGCCAAATTTTCAGCCAAGTTAAAGGAATGGTACCACAAAGACTTTGTCTTCGATGAGGATGGCAACTGGATGCTTCAAGGTTGGAAGGGCCGCGTCTTATACGCTTCCACTTGTTGGGTGCCTGCATAG